The Flexivirga oryzae genome has a segment encoding these proteins:
- a CDS encoding DoxX family membrane protein: MLVRRLARPMLSSIFVYAGFNSVRSPDHAAPAAAPVVDKIRSLLPGPVAALVPADPADAVRLNGGVQVVGGLLLATGRVPRIASLALAGSLVPTTLAGHAFWQENDPARRKQQQLQFLKNLSLMGGLLIAAADTEGKPSLAWRGRAAAHQAGEAVASALPSGSDGSETVSSLKATFEHVSDAAKRHGAHVADVVKEQAPVVAEAAKEHGEAVAEATREQAPVVAEAVREHGQRLGRRAAKRASKAADKARARLA; encoded by the coding sequence GTGCTTGTCCGTCGCCTTGCCCGCCCGATGTTGTCCTCGATCTTCGTCTACGCCGGGTTCAACTCGGTGCGCAGTCCCGACCACGCGGCGCCGGCCGCGGCACCGGTCGTCGACAAGATCCGGTCGCTCCTGCCAGGCCCGGTCGCGGCACTCGTCCCCGCCGACCCGGCGGACGCGGTGCGACTCAACGGCGGGGTCCAGGTCGTCGGCGGGCTGCTGCTGGCCACCGGTCGGGTGCCGCGGATCGCGTCGCTGGCGTTGGCCGGCAGCCTCGTGCCGACGACGCTCGCGGGCCACGCGTTCTGGCAGGAGAACGACCCGGCCCGGCGCAAGCAGCAGCAGCTGCAGTTCCTCAAGAACCTCAGCCTGATGGGCGGGCTGCTGATCGCCGCCGCCGATACCGAGGGCAAACCCAGCCTGGCCTGGCGCGGGCGGGCGGCCGCGCACCAGGCGGGTGAGGCCGTGGCGTCGGCGTTGCCGTCCGGGTCCGACGGCTCCGAGACCGTCAGCTCGCTGAAGGCGACGTTCGAGCACGTCAGCGACGCGGCGAAGCGGCACGGTGCGCACGTGGCGGACGTGGTGAAGGAACAGGCACCGGTGGTCGCCGAGGCGGCGAAGGAGCACGGTGAGGCCGTCGCCGAGGCCACCCGGGAGCAGGCGCCCGTGGTTGCCGAAGCGGTTCGGGAGCACGGCCAGCGTCTCGGTCGGCGCGCTGCGAAGCGGGCGTCCAAGGCAGCCGACAAGGCACGCGCCCGGCTCGCGTGA
- a CDS encoding DUF2277 domain-containing protein, producing the protein MCRNIRPLNNFEPPATDDEVRAAALQFVRKIAGGSKPSKANEAAYDKAVGVIAQASRELIDSLVTTAPPKDRDEEAAKARARSAARFSTAS; encoded by the coding sequence ATGTGCCGCAACATTCGCCCGCTCAACAACTTCGAGCCTCCGGCGACCGATGACGAGGTGCGTGCCGCCGCGCTCCAGTTCGTCCGCAAGATCGCCGGGGGTTCCAAGCCGTCGAAGGCCAACGAGGCCGCCTACGACAAGGCCGTCGGGGTGATCGCACAGGCCAGTCGTGAGCTCATCGACTCACTGGTCACCACCGCGCCGCCGAAGGACCGCGACGAGGAGGCCGCCAAGGCCCGAGCGCGGTCCGCGGCGCGGTTCTCGACCGCCTCATGA
- a CDS encoding DUF3806 domain-containing protein — protein MTAEITVRPLNRAAQRALTGWLGDARAAGIDVDDIDSIGSAYDDYVHEVLLTPADDRPDPTPKLTMIAMAMGEYLQRNTSLQWRVAGDDQGTDLALASADDLGVLYPIDPVAQAWSQRQRGWIPVFAQELMRNIGGADD, from the coding sequence ATGACCGCCGAGATCACCGTCCGGCCGCTGAACCGCGCCGCGCAGCGGGCGCTCACCGGGTGGCTCGGGGATGCGCGAGCGGCCGGCATCGACGTCGACGACATCGACTCGATCGGCTCGGCGTACGACGACTACGTCCACGAGGTGCTGCTCACTCCCGCGGACGACCGGCCCGACCCCACCCCGAAGCTGACGATGATCGCGATGGCGATGGGCGAATACCTGCAACGCAACACGAGCCTGCAGTGGCGGGTCGCCGGCGACGACCAGGGCACGGACCTCGCGCTGGCCTCGGCGGACGACCTCGGTGTGCTCTACCCGATCGATCCGGTGGCACAGGCGTGGTCGCAGCGGCAGCGCGGGTGGATCCCGGTCTTCGCGCAGGAGCTGATGCGCAACATCGGCGGCGCGGACGACTGA
- a CDS encoding deoxyguanosinetriphosphate triphosphohydrolase gives MSTSYSAYDRQRFVREDPVQKRADRDDFARDRARVLHSAGWRRLASKTQVLQPHNDFIRNRLTHSLEVAQIGREFGEVIGCNADVVDTACLAHDLGHPPFGHNGEAALNELCGHIGGFEGNAQTFRILTRLEAKRSRPSGASVGLNLTRASLDAASKYPWSRGESRSYPTKFGCYADDAEIFGWVRATAPSGRYQQRCVEAQVMDWADDVAYSVHDVEDGITFGLIDLRALRSPEERGTLADLARRIYAPHLETAQLAGSFERLVASGVIPEELAAGRHGVAALKDMTSRLIGRFVAAAEQATRDKYGDGPLTRYAADVVIPVDVLAECVMLKAVAAHFVMMTDVRRILQAEQRRIIATLFTLYQEHPDRLDPMFAEDYEAAPGDAAALRVVVDQIASLTDHRARTLAESWS, from the coding sequence ATGAGCACGAGCTACTCGGCCTACGACCGGCAACGCTTCGTAAGGGAGGACCCCGTGCAGAAGCGCGCCGACCGGGACGACTTCGCACGGGACCGCGCGCGGGTGCTGCACTCGGCCGGCTGGCGCCGGCTCGCTTCGAAAACTCAGGTGCTGCAACCGCACAACGACTTCATCCGCAACCGGCTGACACATTCGCTGGAGGTCGCACAGATCGGCCGGGAGTTCGGCGAGGTGATCGGTTGCAACGCCGATGTCGTCGACACCGCGTGCCTCGCCCACGACCTCGGGCATCCGCCGTTCGGCCACAACGGCGAGGCGGCGCTGAACGAATTGTGCGGCCACATCGGCGGATTCGAGGGCAACGCGCAGACGTTCCGCATCCTCACCAGACTCGAGGCCAAGCGCTCGCGGCCGAGCGGCGCGTCGGTCGGCCTCAACCTCACCCGGGCCTCGCTGGACGCCGCCAGCAAATACCCGTGGTCCCGCGGCGAGAGCCGTTCCTATCCCACCAAGTTCGGCTGTTACGCGGACGATGCGGAGATCTTCGGCTGGGTGCGCGCGACGGCGCCGTCCGGGCGCTACCAGCAGCGGTGCGTCGAAGCGCAGGTGATGGACTGGGCCGACGACGTGGCTTATTCGGTGCATGACGTGGAGGACGGCATCACCTTCGGCCTGATCGACCTGCGCGCGCTGCGGTCGCCCGAGGAGCGCGGCACGCTGGCCGACCTGGCGCGTCGGATCTACGCCCCGCACCTCGAAACCGCCCAGCTTGCCGGGTCGTTCGAGCGCCTGGTGGCGTCCGGCGTCATACCGGAGGAGCTGGCGGCGGGTCGGCACGGGGTTGCCGCGCTGAAGGACATGACGAGCCGGCTGATCGGCCGGTTCGTCGCGGCCGCCGAGCAGGCCACGAGGGACAAGTACGGCGACGGTCCGTTGACCCGGTACGCCGCGGACGTCGTCATACCCGTCGACGTGCTCGCCGAGTGCGTGATGCTCAAGGCCGTTGCAGCACACTTCGTGATGATGACCGACGTGCGGCGCATCCTGCAGGCTGAGCAACGCCGCATCATCGCAACGCTTTTCACCCTCTATCAGGAGCACCCCGACCGGCTCGACCCGATGTTCGCCGAGGACTACGAGGCAGCACCCGGCGATGCGGCGGCGCTGCGCGTCGTCGTCGACCAGATCGCGTCACTCACCGACCACCGCGCCCGCACCCTCGCCGAGAGTTGGTCATGA
- a CDS encoding nitronate monooxygenase, producing the protein MLDWSLSPQPIVGAPMAGTGTPALAAAISNAGGFGLFPGGYLSGDKLTEGIARVWELTDRPFGVNLFVPTPVDEQRDAGLLRSYAEALAPVAQSAGVQLPEPRWDGSDDFAEKVAVLEQARVALVSFIFGPPPVDAVQRLHAAGSTILATVTDAAEAQAAAAAGADLLCLQGTDAGGHRGTHRHDAEPNTSGWRELLPAVLAVTDLPVVVAGGIMAAGDVSDALARGAVAVQCGSAFLLTDECGMTDAYRAGFTAPELTEQVVTRAFSGRPARAVRNEFVARFDPVAVPVYPIVNQLTKPVRAAGAATGNRELVSLWAGTGWRQARPGPAADVVAALAADLH; encoded by the coding sequence ATGCTCGACTGGTCCCTTTCGCCTCAACCGATCGTCGGCGCACCTATGGCCGGCACGGGCACGCCGGCCCTCGCCGCGGCGATCAGCAACGCCGGCGGGTTCGGGCTGTTCCCGGGCGGCTATCTCAGCGGGGACAAGCTCACCGAGGGGATCGCGCGGGTCTGGGAGCTGACCGACCGGCCCTTCGGCGTCAACCTCTTCGTACCGACACCGGTGGACGAGCAGCGGGACGCCGGCCTGCTGCGGTCGTATGCCGAGGCGCTCGCCCCCGTTGCGCAGTCCGCGGGAGTGCAGCTGCCCGAGCCGCGCTGGGACGGCAGTGACGACTTCGCCGAGAAGGTCGCCGTGCTGGAGCAGGCCCGGGTCGCGTTGGTGTCGTTCATCTTCGGACCGCCCCCGGTCGACGCGGTGCAGCGGCTGCACGCTGCCGGAAGCACGATCCTCGCGACCGTCACCGACGCCGCCGAGGCACAGGCCGCCGCCGCGGCAGGCGCCGATCTGCTCTGCCTGCAGGGCACCGACGCGGGAGGGCACCGCGGCACGCACCGGCACGATGCGGAGCCCAACACCTCGGGCTGGCGCGAGTTGCTGCCGGCCGTGCTCGCGGTCACCGACCTGCCGGTCGTCGTCGCCGGCGGGATCATGGCGGCCGGCGACGTGTCCGATGCGCTGGCCCGCGGTGCTGTTGCGGTGCAATGCGGTTCGGCATTCCTGCTCACCGACGAGTGCGGCATGACGGACGCCTACCGCGCCGGGTTCACCGCGCCCGAGCTGACCGAGCAGGTCGTGACCCGCGCGTTCAGCGGTCGTCCGGCGCGCGCCGTACGCAACGAGTTCGTGGCCCGGTTCGACCCGGTCGCCGTCCCGGTCTACCCGATCGTGAACCAGCTGACCAAGCCGGTGCGCGCCGCGGGCGCGGCCACCGGCAATCGGGAGCTGGTGAGCCTGTGGGCCGGCACCGGCTGGCGGCAGGCCCGCCCCGGCCCCGCGGCCGACGTGGTGGCAGCGCTCGCCGCCGATCTCCACTGA
- a CDS encoding DinB family protein codes for MERFLDRDFTGAEFRECLLDRSRFVGVVMRGAEIDGLLADLTVNGVEVMPYVEAELDRRHPVRVLIRSDEVADLREAWRQLRESWDVTIERLRRSPGIEHESVGGEWSAIQTLRHLVFVHESWFLRCCLGRIAPFTPFGLTIDSVPDATTPGVDPDADPALEEVLAVRARQAGTLSAWLAECTPAELAGPAPVPGDDVWPPYARGRSVAECLRTVLNEEFEHHGFAVRDLARLG; via the coding sequence ATGGAGCGTTTCCTGGATCGTGACTTCACCGGCGCCGAGTTCCGCGAGTGCCTGCTCGACCGCTCTCGCTTCGTCGGGGTGGTGATGCGCGGCGCGGAGATCGACGGGCTGCTCGCCGACCTCACCGTCAACGGCGTCGAGGTGATGCCGTATGTCGAGGCCGAGCTGGACCGCCGTCATCCGGTGCGGGTGCTGATCCGCTCCGACGAGGTCGCCGATCTGCGCGAGGCGTGGCGGCAGCTGCGGGAGAGCTGGGACGTGACCATCGAGCGGTTGAGGCGGTCGCCCGGGATCGAGCACGAGTCGGTCGGCGGGGAGTGGTCGGCGATCCAGACGCTGCGGCACCTGGTCTTCGTCCACGAGTCCTGGTTCCTGCGGTGCTGCCTGGGCCGCATCGCGCCGTTCACGCCGTTCGGGCTGACCATCGACTCGGTGCCGGACGCCACCACACCCGGTGTCGACCCGGACGCGGATCCCGCACTCGAGGAGGTGCTGGCCGTGCGGGCACGCCAGGCCGGGACGCTGTCCGCGTGGCTGGCGGAGTGCACGCCCGCGGAGCTGGCCGGCCCGGCGCCCGTGCCGGGCGACGACGTGTGGCCGCCCTACGCCCGGGGGCGGAGCGTCGCCGAGTGCCTGCGGACAGTGCTCAACGAGGAGTTCGAGCACCACGGTTTCGCCGTTCGTGACCTGGCGAGGCTCGGCTGA
- the dnaG gene encoding DNA primase produces MAGRIKSEDVELVKERSSIEDVVREHVTLRRSGSNLVGLCPFHDEKTPSFSVNPTQGFYHCFGCGKGGDVISFVQEVDHLSFAEAVERLAGKAGVELHYEDGVRPREESIGRRTRLLEAHRVAEEFYSSLLPELPEARTARDYLRGREFDSAIAGQFGLGYAPTDGHALGNLLRDKGFSRDELLAAGLINRGGYDVFQGRLLWPIHDITGDTVGFGARRIFDGDPRPAKYLNTGETAIYKKARVLYGLDLAKKSIADDRRAVIVEGYTDVMAAHLSGVTQAVATCGTAFGVEHIKLLRRLLRDERGGDPARVVFTFDGDAAGQKAALKAYDEDQRWASQSYVAVAADGQDPCELRMSGGPEAVRALVDGATPMFEFVVQTTLARFDLDSVSGRVAATKAIAPIVADIRDGLSRDELIREASRRIGVGIDDFTQAVRRAPRGGIAEAAKQARDQPQETAQDAVPAPAYEPPNLRDPVVRAEHMLLQCVIQFPSAVPTQQLDPIDPADLTAPAHRAVFEAARTVGIDPGRSQGAWVSAVNEAVPQVVRPLVAQLAVEPLPTKLDSQGRPDWHYVRSLVIRVREVALRRQISQVMSALRRTEDPEQARGISAQLTTLQRTLADLLATVE; encoded by the coding sequence ATGGCGGGTCGCATCAAGTCCGAAGACGTCGAACTCGTCAAGGAGCGCAGTTCGATCGAGGATGTCGTGCGCGAGCACGTCACGCTGCGCCGCTCCGGCAGCAACCTGGTCGGCCTGTGCCCTTTCCACGACGAGAAGACCCCGAGCTTCTCGGTCAACCCGACCCAGGGCTTCTACCACTGCTTCGGCTGCGGCAAGGGCGGCGACGTCATCTCCTTCGTGCAGGAGGTCGACCATCTCAGCTTCGCCGAGGCGGTCGAACGGCTCGCCGGGAAGGCGGGCGTCGAGCTGCACTACGAGGACGGCGTCCGGCCCCGCGAGGAGAGCATCGGCCGCCGCACCCGACTGCTCGAGGCGCACCGGGTCGCCGAGGAGTTCTATTCCTCGTTGTTGCCGGAGCTGCCGGAGGCGCGCACCGCGCGTGACTACCTGCGCGGACGGGAGTTCGACAGCGCCATCGCCGGGCAGTTCGGTCTCGGCTACGCACCGACCGACGGGCACGCGCTCGGGAACCTCTTGCGGGACAAGGGATTCAGTCGTGACGAGCTGCTCGCAGCGGGGCTGATCAACCGCGGCGGGTATGACGTCTTCCAGGGCCGGCTGCTCTGGCCGATCCACGACATCACCGGTGACACGGTGGGCTTCGGCGCCCGGCGCATCTTCGACGGCGACCCGCGTCCCGCGAAATACCTCAACACCGGCGAGACCGCGATCTACAAGAAGGCACGCGTGCTCTATGGCCTGGACCTGGCGAAGAAGTCGATCGCCGACGACCGCAGGGCGGTGATCGTCGAGGGCTACACCGATGTGATGGCGGCCCACCTGTCCGGCGTCACCCAGGCCGTCGCCACCTGTGGCACGGCATTCGGGGTCGAGCACATCAAGCTGCTGCGCCGGTTGTTGCGCGACGAACGCGGGGGAGACCCGGCGAGGGTCGTCTTCACCTTCGACGGGGACGCCGCCGGGCAGAAGGCCGCCCTGAAGGCGTACGACGAGGACCAGCGCTGGGCCTCCCAGTCGTATGTCGCAGTCGCCGCCGACGGCCAGGACCCGTGCGAGCTGCGGATGTCCGGCGGCCCCGAGGCGGTCCGCGCCCTGGTGGACGGCGCGACGCCGATGTTCGAGTTCGTCGTGCAGACCACGTTGGCGCGGTTCGACCTGGACAGCGTGAGCGGGCGGGTCGCGGCGACGAAGGCTATCGCGCCGATCGTGGCGGACATCCGGGACGGCCTGAGCCGGGACGAGCTGATCCGGGAGGCGTCCCGCCGGATCGGCGTCGGCATCGACGACTTCACCCAGGCGGTGCGTCGCGCGCCCCGCGGCGGCATCGCGGAGGCCGCGAAGCAGGCGCGGGACCAGCCGCAGGAGACCGCGCAGGACGCCGTCCCGGCACCGGCATACGAGCCGCCGAACCTGCGGGATCCGGTCGTGCGCGCCGAGCACATGTTGCTGCAGTGCGTCATCCAGTTCCCGAGCGCGGTGCCCACACAGCAACTGGACCCGATCGACCCCGCTGACTTGACCGCCCCGGCGCACCGAGCCGTGTTCGAGGCGGCCCGCACCGTCGGCATCGACCCGGGTCGAAGCCAGGGCGCGTGGGTGTCGGCGGTCAACGAGGCGGTGCCGCAGGTCGTGCGTCCGTTGGTCGCCCAGCTCGCCGTCGAACCGTTGCCGACCAAGCTGGACAGCCAGGGCCGGCCGGACTGGCACTATGTGCGCTCGCTGGTGATCCGGGTGCGGGAGGTCGCGCTGCGGCGGCAGATCTCGCAGGTGATGAGCGCGCTGCGTCGCACCGAGGACCCCGAGCAGGCCAGGGGCATCTCCGCCCAGCTGACCACATTGCAGCGCACCCTGGCCGATCTGCTGGCCACCGTGGAGTGA
- a CDS encoding tyrosine-type recombinase/integrase, which translates to MPTKFEPGEIGQPALSPLRRDAGGKLSKLPDGRHKPDVWRARVRATALDGSPVDCSAYGATRKAAEDAVMAKAERKVNGSVSGTRWSGATLLVNAVAAWLDALEAAGDRSPGTIRLYRNASKWFSADGSPVRRLTLAQANDVQRLVVFQQWIADNHGIGTSKHTRAILSGVLDQAVSWRLLDYNAAKSVGKVKATSFARETVARDHDRALSDAEISKLLTAARTKVNTAKIARSKRRAEDMADLIVVMLGTGCRISEALSLRWEDLDASAKRLHVAGTKTDGSDRTITPGPDALVVLAERFEAAGRPTKGYVFPATDRAGRHVPSLKLDTVNVLKVLRRIFDAAGLDWMTSHTLRRTVATGMLNAGLPANRVAGYMGHSDPSMTLSTYADRDPHGDSSDLAEVLRLPVSTPVRATVRAI; encoded by the coding sequence ATGCCAACGAAATTCGAGCCCGGCGAAATCGGACAGCCCGCACTCTCCCCGCTACGCCGCGACGCCGGCGGCAAGCTGTCGAAGCTCCCAGACGGCAGGCACAAGCCGGACGTGTGGCGCGCTCGCGTCCGGGCCACCGCCTTAGACGGATCGCCCGTGGACTGCAGCGCCTACGGCGCCACGCGCAAAGCTGCTGAAGATGCCGTCATGGCGAAAGCCGAGCGGAAGGTCAACGGGTCCGTCTCGGGTACGCGATGGTCCGGAGCGACCCTGCTAGTTAATGCGGTGGCGGCATGGCTGGACGCGCTCGAAGCTGCGGGCGACCGCTCCCCCGGGACGATCCGGCTATATCGCAATGCGTCCAAGTGGTTCAGCGCGGATGGATCTCCGGTCCGGCGTCTGACGCTGGCACAAGCCAACGACGTGCAACGGCTGGTTGTGTTCCAGCAGTGGATTGCCGACAACCACGGCATCGGCACGTCGAAGCACACTCGCGCCATCCTGTCTGGCGTGCTGGATCAAGCCGTGTCGTGGCGTCTCCTGGACTACAACGCGGCAAAGTCGGTGGGCAAGGTCAAGGCAACGTCGTTCGCCCGCGAGACGGTCGCCCGTGACCACGACCGGGCCCTGTCCGATGCGGAGATCTCGAAGTTGCTGACGGCTGCCCGAACCAAGGTCAACACGGCGAAGATCGCCCGCTCGAAGCGTCGCGCTGAGGACATGGCCGATCTGATCGTTGTCATGCTGGGCACGGGATGCCGGATCTCCGAAGCGCTATCCCTGCGGTGGGAGGACCTGGACGCGAGCGCGAAGCGCTTGCACGTGGCAGGCACTAAGACGGATGGCTCGGACCGGACGATCACGCCGGGCCCGGATGCTCTCGTGGTGCTGGCGGAGCGGTTCGAGGCAGCGGGCCGGCCCACCAAGGGCTACGTGTTCCCCGCCACCGATCGCGCTGGACGGCACGTCCCTAGCTTGAAGCTGGACACGGTCAACGTGTTGAAGGTGCTGCGGAGGATCTTCGACGCGGCCGGGCTGGACTGGATGACATCCCACACGCTGCGTAGGACGGTCGCCACGGGGATGCTGAACGCCGGACTGCCCGCGAACCGTGTTGCCGGATACATGGGCCACAGCGACCCGAGCATGACCCTCTCGACCTACGCCGATCGTGACCCGCACGGCGACTCAAGCGACCTCGCAGAGGTGCTGCGACTGCCGGTATCAACCCCGGTTCGGGCTACGGTTCGGGCTATTTGA